In Bradyrhizobium guangxiense, the following are encoded in one genomic region:
- a CDS encoding lipoprotein-releasing ABC transporter permease subunit, which translates to MDETMTETVQTAPFAPFEWMLSARYLRARRKEGFISVIAGFSFLGIMLGVATLIIVMAVMNGFRKELLDKILGLNGHILVQPLESPLTDWKDVADRLSQVDGIRLAAPGVDGQALASSPWNASGVLVRGIRSDDLNNLTSIAKNIKQGSLEGFDEGQGVAIGRRLADQLSLHAGDSITLVAPKGAVTPMGTTPRIKPYKIVAVFEIGMSEYDLGFVFMPLAEAQAYFNRSNDVTSIEVFTTNPDKIDAFRKAVTEAAGRPVFLVDWRQRNSTFFNALQVERNVMFLILTMIVLVAALNIVSGLIMLVKDKGSDIAILRTMGASQGSIMRIFLITGASIGVVGTLVGFFVGLVICLNIESIRQFLSWLTSTELFSPELYFLSKLPAEIDIGETTAVVIMALTLSFLATLYPSWRAARLDPVEALRYE; encoded by the coding sequence ATGGATGAAACCATGACCGAAACCGTGCAGACCGCGCCTTTTGCGCCATTCGAGTGGATGCTGTCGGCGCGCTATTTGCGGGCGCGCCGCAAGGAGGGATTCATCTCGGTTATCGCCGGGTTCTCCTTTCTCGGCATCATGCTGGGCGTGGCGACGCTGATCATCGTCATGGCCGTGATGAACGGCTTCCGCAAGGAACTGCTCGACAAGATCCTGGGCCTCAACGGCCACATCCTGGTCCAGCCCCTGGAATCGCCGTTGACCGACTGGAAGGACGTTGCCGACCGCCTCAGCCAGGTCGACGGCATTCGGCTCGCGGCGCCGGGGGTGGACGGTCAGGCGCTGGCGTCATCGCCCTGGAACGCCTCCGGCGTGCTGGTGCGCGGCATCCGCTCCGACGACCTCAACAACCTCACCTCGATCGCCAAGAACATCAAGCAGGGCTCGCTCGAGGGGTTTGACGAAGGGCAGGGCGTCGCGATCGGCCGGCGCCTCGCCGACCAGCTCTCGCTGCATGCCGGCGACAGCATCACGCTGGTGGCGCCGAAGGGCGCGGTGACCCCGATGGGCACGACGCCGCGCATCAAACCGTACAAGATCGTCGCGGTGTTCGAGATCGGCATGTCCGAGTACGATCTCGGCTTCGTGTTCATGCCGCTTGCCGAAGCGCAGGCCTATTTCAACCGCAGCAACGACGTCACCTCGATCGAAGTGTTCACCACCAACCCCGACAAGATCGACGCCTTCCGCAAGGCGGTGACGGAGGCCGCCGGCCGGCCGGTGTTCCTGGTCGATTGGCGGCAGCGCAACTCGACCTTCTTCAACGCGCTCCAGGTCGAGCGCAACGTGATGTTCCTGATCCTGACCATGATCGTGCTGGTCGCGGCGCTGAACATCGTGTCGGGCCTGATCATGCTGGTGAAGGACAAGGGAAGCGACATCGCGATCCTGCGTACGATGGGCGCCTCGCAAGGATCGATCATGCGGATCTTCCTGATCACGGGTGCTTCGATCGGCGTGGTCGGGACGCTGGTCGGCTTCTTCGTCGGCCTCGTGATCTGCCTCAACATCGAATCGATCAGGCAATTCCTATCCTGGCTGACCTCGACCGAGCTGTTCTCGCCGGAGCTCTATTTCCTGTCGAAACTGCCCGCCGAGATCGACATCGGCGAGACCACGGCGGTGGTCATCATGGCGCTGACGCTGTCGTTCCTGGCGACGCTGTATCCGTCGTGGCGCGCCGCGCGCCTCGATCCGGTCGAAGCGCTCCGGTACGAGTGA